Within Chloroherpetonaceae bacterium, the genomic segment TGGTGCCTGCTGGACGATACACATTATTTCCGACCGTATCCACTGACGTGCTGTATGTCCAAGTTACACCGATGCGCGTTGGGAAAATCCCCTCTGGCTCGCTCGGCCCAGAGCTTTGCTGACAGGAGCTTAGCACGGCTGCTGATAGAGCAAGCAGCCACACTGAGTGTTTTGCAAGTTTAGCTATCATTTCTTGCAAACGGTTAAAGGTTTATTTGAACAGCGAGAGCGTATGGAACGCTCTCGCTTCAGCTTGCCCAATCTTCAATCAAACTTCAATTTCGCTATGTTTGCTTTCACCTCTTCTGCCGACTTATGTAGCGCTTGACGGTCACTTTCATCTAAGTTGATTTCGATGATTTCTTCCACGCCATTTCTGCCGAGCTTTACTGGCACACCGACATAAACATCTTTCAAGCCATATTGTCCTGTTAGCCATACCGAACATGGTAAGATGCGCTTACGGTCTTTTACAATCGCTTCAATCATTTCCACTGCCGCTGCGGAGGGCGCATAATACGCTGAACCAGTTTTGAGAAAATTGACAATCTCTGCGCCGCCGTTGCGGGTTCTATCGGATAAGGCTTTCAGACGCTCTTCAGCTTTCTTTTCGTCTTTGTAGTGCATTGTGAGATACTCACGAATTGGAATGCCAGCAATGGTCGTGTATTTGATAATCGGCACCATTGAGTCGCCGTGCCCTCCCAGAACAAAGGCATTGACATCTTGCACCGACACATTACACTCCATTGCAATGAAGGCTCTAAACCGTGCCGTATCTAAGACACCTGCCATTCCAAAGACACGATGCGATGGAAATCCGCTGCGAATGTAAGCCACATAAGTCATCACATCAAGTGGGTTGGAGACCACGATGATAATGGCATTTGGCGACTTTGCAACGGCTTTTTCGGTTACATCCTTCACAATACCTGCATTGGTGGCTTGAAGGTCATCACGGCTCATACCGGGCTTGCGTGCAATACCTGCAGTGATGAGAATGATATCTGACCCTGCAGTTTCCTCATAACCGTTTGTGCCAATCACTTTGGTATCGAACAGCTCAATTGGTGCAGACTGGTACATATCTAAGCCTTTGCCTTGCGGAATACCTTCGACGACATCTACCAGTACGACTTCCCGCGCCAGCTCTTTTTCAATAATGCGCTGTGCGGCGGTTGCGCCCACATTTCCGGCGCCAATAACGGTGATTTTCATAGTGATGGAGTTTTTGAGCGGTTACGAAAATGATTTGGTTACTTCGAAGTGCTCAAAGATAGCAAACCTTTTTGGGGGTTCAAATCCAAGTTACAGGCCTTTGCGCACCAGTAAGCCTTCCACGCATTGCACTCATATTTGGAGAAATGCAGCACAAAGGTGAACTTCGGCGCTCAATTTCACCAAAACATCTCATCTCAAATGAATCTTTTTTCACTCAAAGGAAAAGTTGCCGTTGTAACGGGGGCACTGGGACTACTTGGCAAGCAGCATTGTTATGCGCTGGCAGAAGCAGGCGCTAATGTGGTTGTGACCGACTTAGATGACGCTGCAGCTAAAGCCTTTGCCGAAGAATTATCCGCTGCCTATCAAGCTGCAATTGGCGTCGGTGCCGACATCACCCAGCCTGATTCGGTCAAAGCCTTGCGCGATGCTACGCTTGCAGCTTTCGGCACAGTTGATGTGCTGGTCAACAATGCTGCAATCAACGATATGTTTGAAAACCCTACTGCGGCGGCTGAGCTATCGAAGTTCGAAAACTATCCGCTTGCACTTTTTCAAAAGTCGCTCGATGTGAATGTAACCGGTATGTTTCTCTGCTCCCAGATTCTCGGCACAGAAATGGCGCAGCGTGGTAAGGGGAGCATTATCAACATCGCCTCGACATATGGTATTGTCGCGCCTGACCAGTCGCTTTATCGTCGACCTGACGGCACACAGTCGTTCTGGAAATCTGTTGCCTACCCTGTTACCAAAGGTGCGGTGCTTTCCTTTACACGATTTTTAGCGGCTTATTGGGGTCATCGAAATGTGCGCGTCAATGCGCTCTCGCCCGGCGGCGTAGAAAATGCACAAGAAGAATTTTTTATTCGTCAATACGCCGCCAGAACACCACTGGGTAGAATGGCAAAGCCAACTGACTACAAAGGCGCTATTGTTTTTCTGGCAAGCGATGCCTCTGCCTATATGACTGGCGCAAATTTAGTCGTTGACGGCGGCTGGACGATTTGGTGAGCTGTTAGCGCAAGGCACTTAGTGATGGCCGTAGTAAAATCCCAGCTCCCGCTCTACTTCCTTAGGCAGTTCTGGCAGCGCAGAGCGCGGAATGAGAAATGTCGACAGATTGAAAAAATCCGTAAAGATGCGGTGTGCCTCGATGGTCTTTTTGAGATATTGATGTCCCGATGAGCCGCCTGTGCCGATTTTTGTGCCAATCATTCGCTGCACCATTATCGCATGCTGGTAGCGCCATGTGGTAAAGAGTTCATCAATTTCAATGAGCGTATTAAGCAAGCGGAAAGGTTGGTGTAAAATCGGTTGCTCACGGTAAAGCATAATTAGCAAGGCAGCTTGCGCTGCGCGATGCGACAGCCGTCTGAGACCCTGCTCACGCAGTCGCTCATACTCTGACTCGTCAAGGATGGCTAAGAAGCTGGCTTCAGTTTTCTGCAAAGTCTCTAACTCGCGTGCTCTTTCCGCAGGTGAGAGCGTTGGATTGGAAAGAATAGTGTGGCGGTCGCGCTGCAGCATTTCAGAGACGGCGCGCCTGTAGCTTTGCCAAAAGTCAAAATCCCCAAACGAAAGAAACGGGGTGCGTTCCAGCCAGCGCTCGACCAGCTCAAAGAGCGAGGGCTTAGCTTCCCACTCTTGCACCAGCCGCTGATGCACTGGCGAAAGTCGATGGCTATATGTGACCTGCCCAAAATCGACGCGCTGCTCTTGCAGAAGTCCCAGCCGATTTTCAATGAGCCGAAACTGCACGCTCTGGAAGCCAGAAGCCGGAGAAAGAAAATCCCGAAATTCCAAAAAGTCCAGCGGCGTCATGGTCTCTAAAATGCGGAACTGGTCAATCATCACTTTCTGAATCTCTGTGATGCGCAGAAGCCGTGCCACTGCAACGCCGAGATTCTTTTCATCAACGAAGTCGCTCTCAAACATTTCGCAAACTGACTCTAACTCGTGCAGAATTTGTTTGAACCACAATTCAAAGGCTTGGTGCACGATGATGAAGAGCATTTCATCGTGGGCAGGCTTACCAAACTCTGCGCTTCGTGGCTGCTGCGCCGAAAGTAGTTGCTCTAAGCGAAGGTAGTCGGCATAGTAAGCTGGTGGATATGGCTTAGTCATAGTAATTGAACGATACGGTTCAAAATCGTGTTTGCGCAAACTGCCAAAACTTGGCGTATTTTTGTAAAATTTTATTGCTTTGAAATCTAACGAATTCTCAGTAGTGAAACGCATTGCAACCTATACACTGGGCTGTAAGCTGAATTTTTCGGAGACGGCTGCTTTGGCGGAGCATTTTTTGAAACAGGGTTATGAGCTGGTGCCTTTTGGCGAGAAAGCAGACGTAACGATTATCAACACTTGCACGGTTACAGAGAACGCCGATGTCAAGTGCCGCAACATTGTGCGCCGTGCGTTGCGTGCGTCCCCTGAGAGCTTTGTTGCTGTCATCGGCTGCTATGCACAGCTTGCACCTGAAGAGCTTGCCTCAATTGAAGGCGTCGATGTGGTCTTAGGTGCAAAAGAGAAGTTTGATTTGCCGCGCTACATTCGCGAGCAGAAAAACGCCGAAGCCCAGATTTTCGTGAGCAACATTGATACTGTCGAGAACTTTGGCTTTGGTCATTCTATTGCGATTGGTGGCGTGCAAGAGCGCACTCGCGCCTACCTCAAAGTGCAAGATGGCTGCAACTACAATTGCTCTTACTGCACCATTCCGCTGGCGCGTGGCAAAAGCCGCTCTGAATCCATTGAGACGATTCTCCAGCAGGCGGAACTATTGCTTGCGGCAGGCTACCAAGAAATTGTGCTCACCGGCGTCAACATCGGCGACTATGGGAACAAGCCTGATGGCTCAAAGGGCACTGCGAATTTCCTCGACCTGCTCAAAGCCTTAGAGGAACTGCCGATTCCACGCCTTCGCATTAGCTCCATTGAGCCAAATCTGCTTACGAGCGAGATGATTGATTTCATTGCACAGTCAAAGCGGATTGTGCCGCATTTTCACTTGCCGCTTCAATCAGGTTCTGCCGAGATTCTTCGCCGAATGCGCCGGCGCTACACAAAGGAGCTGTATGCAGAACGCGTTTGGGAAGTTGTTAAGAAAATCCCTGATGTGTGCATCGGTGCCGATGTCATCGTGGGTTTTCCGAGTGAAACCGACGAGCACTTTGAGGAAACTTACCGCTTCATTGAATCGCTGCCGATTGCGTATTTGCACGTCTTTACCTTCTCAAAGCGTCCTAATACCGCTGCCGCTGAAGCCCTTGACCGTGGGGAGCTTTCGGAAGTGCCAAGCACAGTCAAGCAAGCACGAAACCGTAAACTTCAAGAACTTTCTTACTTCAAGAAGCAAGCCTTCGCCTCACGATACATTGGTAGAACGATGCCCGTGCTTTTCGAAGATGGATTTTCGGACAACGAGGAGCTATGTGACACAGTCTCTAATGAAGCCCTTTATTGCTTTGGGCATACAGCAAATTATCTGCGTGTGCGAGTAACTGTTCCCAGCAAAGCATGGGCAATGCAGCACTTGGTTGGCAAAATTGTGCCAGTGCAGCTTGCTGCAATTGACGATGCATTAGATGTAGTGGGCGTCGTAGAAACAACTCCTTGTTAAATGTAGCGTAGACTGCAGTGCCACTTTACCGCAGTATACTGCCTTGCAGTCGGCGAAAAAATGCGTATCTTGCACGTTGCGGCAGTACATTTGTAACAAAGGTAGTATGCGGTATGTGGTTGTCTTACTTTCAACTAAATCGTCCGTCTATGATTGGCGCAAAGAAGCCTTTCACAGAAGAAGCTGCCGCCGCCGTGCCTCTGATGCGATATGATGTGTATTATCACCAGATGCCGGACGGCACTGTCAAGCAAATCAATCCCTTCAATGGGACGGAAGTTTGGTCCGTGCCCGGGCGTGGTCGTAAACCGTTAGACCATGAATCCCCCGAAACGGTCGAACCACTTGCGCCCAAAGAGAAAGAGGACTACTGTTCCTTTTGCGAGACACGATACTTTGAAACCCCACCTGAAAAATTCCGCTTAGTAAAGCAAGGCAATCACTACCAGAAACTGCACCAACTGCCTGCTTCACAGTACTTCAATACGAAGGCTGAATTTCGGCGCGTGCCCAACCTCTTTGAGATTCTCTCGCTGGATTACTGGCGACTTAACTACAATTTCAGAATGACCAAGGCTCAGCTCGAGTGGCGAGAAAAGTATCTTAGCGAGCCAGAAGGCATGCAGCATGTGCTTAGCGTGATTGACTACAAGCTCTCTAAACTGGGCAGAACCGCTGAGGAAATCAAAGCCACCTCGATTGATGAAAAACTCGCACTTGCCGATGCATTCTTTGGTGGCAGCCATGAACTTATCATAGCAGGTCGGCACTACAAGCGCGGGGCTACCAAAAGCAATGAACTTTTCAGCTCAGGCGAAATGACGCCCGATGAACACGAAGCCTATTTCATCGCTACGGTTGATGCTTTGCGCGACATTTACGCCAACAACCGCTACGTGCGCTATGTGAGCGTTTTTCAAAATTGGCTAAAACCTGCGGGTGCGTCCTTTAATCATCTGCATAAGCAACTGGTTGGCTTAGATAGCTGGTCTATCGCAATTGAGAACCAAGTGCAGATGGTGCGCTCAAACCCGAATGTCTTCAACGAATACGGCCCTAACCTTGCGATTCATTACAACTTGGTCTTTGCCGAAAACGACTACGCAATTGCCTATTCAGCCATTGGGCACCGTTTTCCAACGATTGCGATATATTCCAAAGCTGCCAATGCACGCCCGCAAGACCACACCGCTGAGGAACTGCGCGGAATGAGCGACCTTGTGCACGCCTGCCATGTTGCAATGGGCAGCGGCATTTCCTGCAACGAAGAGTGGTATTACACGCCGATTGACTCGGTCTACAATATGCCTTGGAAAATCCTGATTAAGTGGCGTATCAATATCCCAGCAGGCTTTGAAGGCAATACCAACATTTATATCAACCCGATTAGCCCCGTTGAGCTGCGAGACAAAATGGTGCCCAGAATGTATGAGGTGCGCGACAAAGGCTTGATTGCCAAAGGTATTGCTATTGCAGAGGAGTGTCCTTGTCGTCCCAACTCACTGAAATATTACATCCGGTAGGATACATGCTGGTAGGACTTGCAAGCTAACCAGAAGGCGCTTCGGCGCTATTACTTTTTCTCTTATTGGAAGGGCATAAGGTGGTCTCGCAGGCGTGTAATATACACAGCTCATAGTGAAATTGCGGCGGCTGCTGCCTGTGCTTCTTGGAGGCAGTTCTCCAGCGACTCGCCTACAACGGTAATGTGCCCCATCTTGCGTCCGATGCGTGAATCTTTTTTTCCGTAGATGTGCACCTTCGCACGTGCGTGACACAGTGCGCTGGGGAGTGTGCTGAGTTCCACAGGTGCGTTACGCGTGCCCAGCAGATTTACCATTACTGCAGCTTTGACCATCATATCGGGGCTACCTAATGGATAGCCCAGCACTGCCCGCAAGTGATTTTCAAACTGCGAGGTGATGCAGGCTTCAATGGTATAGTGCCCAGAATTGTGTGGTCTTGGAGCCAGCTCATTGATAAGCACTTTCCCAGACGATGTAAGAAACATCTCCACTCCGAATATGCCTATGCCCTTGATGGCTAAAATTGCTTCGCGCGCCAGTTCACTGGCGTCAGTTAGAACCTTGTGCTCAAACGGTGCGGGGGCTTTCACGATTTTGCAGATGTGGTTTTCTTGCACGGTTTCCACAACAGGGTAGACCACTACTTCTCCTCTCTGGCTGCGCGCTACCATTGTTGCCAGTTCAGCTTGAAAGGCTACAAAGGCCTCTGCCATCACGCGCCGGTTTGGGAATCCCAAGTCGCTTAGTGCCTTTTCAATTTCACTTGCCGTGCGTACTGTGCGATTACCGTAGCCATCGTAGCCACCCTGACGTGCTTTAAGCAAAAAGGGATAGCCAAATTCCTCACCGAATTTTTCTGCCTCTGCTTTTGAGCCAATGCTGCGAAAAGGTGCTACGGGCAAGCCTGCGTTCTCTAAGGTTTCTTTCTGCGTGAGTTTATCTTGAATGCGTGCAATTGTGTCGGGCGATGGCAGAACTGGCGTTCCAAATGATTCCAGCTGACGTAGGTGCTCTGCCTCAATAAATTCATTTTCCAGCGTAACGAGGTGGCAGAGGCGTGCAAACTCAGCTTGCTTGGTCGCATCATGCCACTCGCCCACCACATTCAGCGAAGTGAGCTGCCCTGCTGGCGATTCAGGTTGGCGCTCAAAGATAGCAACCCGAAAGCCAAATCGAAAGGCGGCGTAACTGGTCATTCGTGCCAATTGTCCGCCGCCCAAAATGCCAATAGTCTGCGTTTTCACGCGCTTGCGTCTTCTGGGATTCGCTCTCTCAGTTTTTGGACAAGTTTCGCGCAATCACAATGCGTTGAATTTCTGAGGTACCTTCACCAATCGTGCAGAGCTTTACATCACGGTAGTATTTTTCGACAGGATACTCCTTGATGAAACCATATCCACCAAAGATTTGCACCGCGTCGCTGGTCACACGTGTAGCCACTTCCGACGCAAAGAGTTTCGCCTGTGATGATTCGAGCGTGGTCACCTTGCCTTCATCTTTGAGTGAGGCGGCTTTCATCGTTAGGAGCCGTGCAGCTTGCACTTCAGTCGCCATATCCGCCAGCTTGAATTGAATGGCCTGAAAGTCGCCAATAGGTCTGCCGAATTGCTTGCGCTCTTTGGCGTACTTGATAGCCGCTTCTAACGCCCCTTGCGCAATGCCGACCGACAAGGCTGCAATTGAGATGCGCCCACCATCCAGAATCTTCATTGCTTGTTTGAAACCGTCGTTTAGCTCACCGATAAGATTCTCGTAAGGAATGCGGCAGTTATCCATTACGAGCTGCCCTGTCTCCGAGGCGCGCATGCCGAGTTTGTTTTCTTTTTTGCCTGCGCTGAACCCTGGCGTGCCTTTCTCAATGATAAACGCTGAAATGCCATGGTTGCCCTTTTCTTTATCGGTGATAGCCATCACGACCGCCACTTCGGCAGAATGCGAATTGGTGATAAAGTTTTTTGTGCCATTTAACACCCAGTAGTCGCCATCGCGCACGGCTGTGGTGAGCATTCCTGCGGCATCGCTGCCAGAGTTGGGTTCAGTAAGTCCCCATGCAGCCAGTTTTTTGCCGCTGGCAAGGTCAGGGATATACTTTTTCTTTTGCGCCTCTGAGCCAAACTGGTAAATGTGATTGGTTCCCAGCGAAGTGTGAGCCGCTATCGTCAAGGCTAAGCTGGCATCATATTTTGCCAGCTCCTCAATTGCCACCACATATTCCAAGTAACCAAACCCTGCACCGCCTACTTCGTGTGGGAAAATCATACCCAGCAATCCTAACTCGCCTGCTTTGAGCACCACATCGAGC encodes:
- a CDS encoding DUF4921 family protein, translated to MWLSYFQLNRPSMIGAKKPFTEEAAAAVPLMRYDVYYHQMPDGTVKQINPFNGTEVWSVPGRGRKPLDHESPETVEPLAPKEKEDYCSFCETRYFETPPEKFRLVKQGNHYQKLHQLPASQYFNTKAEFRRVPNLFEILSLDYWRLNYNFRMTKAQLEWREKYLSEPEGMQHVLSVIDYKLSKLGRTAEEIKATSIDEKLALADAFFGGSHELIIAGRHYKRGATKSNELFSSGEMTPDEHEAYFIATVDALRDIYANNRYVRYVSVFQNWLKPAGASFNHLHKQLVGLDSWSIAIENQVQMVRSNPNVFNEYGPNLAIHYNLVFAENDYAIAYSAIGHRFPTIAIYSKAANARPQDHTAEELRGMSDLVHACHVAMGSGISCNEEWYYTPIDSVYNMPWKILIKWRINIPAGFEGNTNIYINPISPVELRDKMVPRMYEVRDKGLIAKGIAIAEECPCRPNSLKYYIR
- a CDS encoding SDR family oxidoreductase, whose protein sequence is MNLFSLKGKVAVVTGALGLLGKQHCYALAEAGANVVVTDLDDAAAKAFAEELSAAYQAAIGVGADITQPDSVKALRDATLAAFGTVDVLVNNAAINDMFENPTAAAELSKFENYPLALFQKSLDVNVTGMFLCSQILGTEMAQRGKGSIINIASTYGIVAPDQSLYRRPDGTQSFWKSVAYPVTKGAVLSFTRFLAAYWGHRNVRVNALSPGGVENAQEEFFIRQYAARTPLGRMAKPTDYKGAIVFLASDASAYMTGANLVVDGGWTIW
- the mtaB gene encoding tRNA (N(6)-L-threonylcarbamoyladenosine(37)-C(2))-methylthiotransferase MtaB — protein: MKSNEFSVVKRIATYTLGCKLNFSETAALAEHFLKQGYELVPFGEKADVTIINTCTVTENADVKCRNIVRRALRASPESFVAVIGCYAQLAPEELASIEGVDVVLGAKEKFDLPRYIREQKNAEAQIFVSNIDTVENFGFGHSIAIGGVQERTRAYLKVQDGCNYNCSYCTIPLARGKSRSESIETILQQAELLLAAGYQEIVLTGVNIGDYGNKPDGSKGTANFLDLLKALEELPIPRLRISSIEPNLLTSEMIDFIAQSKRIVPHFHLPLQSGSAEILRRMRRRYTKELYAERVWEVVKKIPDVCIGADVIVGFPSETDEHFEETYRFIESLPIAYLHVFTFSKRPNTAAAEALDRGELSEVPSTVKQARNRKLQELSYFKKQAFASRYIGRTMPVLFEDGFSDNEELCDTVSNEALYCFGHTANYLRVRVTVPSKAWAMQHLVGKIVPVQLAAIDDALDVVGVVETTPC
- the mdh gene encoding malate dehydrogenase codes for the protein MKITVIGAGNVGATAAQRIIEKELAREVVLVDVVEGIPQGKGLDMYQSAPIELFDTKVIGTNGYEETAGSDIILITAGIARKPGMSRDDLQATNAGIVKDVTEKAVAKSPNAIIIVVSNPLDVMTYVAYIRSGFPSHRVFGMAGVLDTARFRAFIAMECNVSVQDVNAFVLGGHGDSMVPIIKYTTIAGIPIREYLTMHYKDEKKAEERLKALSDRTRNGGAEIVNFLKTGSAYYAPSAAAVEMIEAIVKDRKRILPCSVWLTGQYGLKDVYVGVPVKLGRNGVEEIIEINLDESDRQALHKSAEEVKANIAKLKFD
- the purK gene encoding 5-(carboxyamino)imidazole ribonucleotide synthase; this encodes MKTQTIGILGGGQLARMTSYAAFRFGFRVAIFERQPESPAGQLTSLNVVGEWHDATKQAEFARLCHLVTLENEFIEAEHLRQLESFGTPVLPSPDTIARIQDKLTQKETLENAGLPVAPFRSIGSKAEAEKFGEEFGYPFLLKARQGGYDGYGNRTVRTASEIEKALSDLGFPNRRVMAEAFVAFQAELATMVARSQRGEVVVYPVVETVQENHICKIVKAPAPFEHKVLTDASELAREAILAIKGIGIFGVEMFLTSSGKVLINELAPRPHNSGHYTIEACITSQFENHLRAVLGYPLGSPDMMVKAAVMVNLLGTRNAPVELSTLPSALCHARAKVHIYGKKDSRIGRKMGHITVVGESLENCLQEAQAAAAAISL
- a CDS encoding tryptophan 2,3-dioxygenase, producing the protein MTKPYPPAYYADYLRLEQLLSAQQPRSAEFGKPAHDEMLFIIVHQAFELWFKQILHELESVCEMFESDFVDEKNLGVAVARLLRITEIQKVMIDQFRILETMTPLDFLEFRDFLSPASGFQSVQFRLIENRLGLLQEQRVDFGQVTYSHRLSPVHQRLVQEWEAKPSLFELVERWLERTPFLSFGDFDFWQSYRRAVSEMLQRDRHTILSNPTLSPAERARELETLQKTEASFLAILDESEYERLREQGLRRLSHRAAQAALLIMLYREQPILHQPFRLLNTLIEIDELFTTWRYQHAIMVQRMIGTKIGTGGSSGHQYLKKTIEAHRIFTDFFNLSTFLIPRSALPELPKEVERELGFYYGHH
- a CDS encoding acyl-CoA dehydrogenase family protein; amino-acid sequence: MDFSYTENQKMVADIVRNFLAREYPYNRMMEDDEHQKFPLDVVLKAGELGLLGMIFPHEVGGAGFGYLEYVVAIEELAKYDASLALTIAAHTSLGTNHIYQFGSEAQKKKYIPDLASGKKLAAWGLTEPNSGSDAAGMLTTAVRDGDYWVLNGTKNFITNSHSAEVAVVMAITDKEKGNHGISAFIIEKGTPGFSAGKKENKLGMRASETGQLVMDNCRIPYENLIGELNDGFKQAMKILDGGRISIAALSVGIAQGALEAAIKYAKERKQFGRPIGDFQAIQFKLADMATEVQAARLLTMKAASLKDEGKVTTLESSQAKLFASEVATRVTSDAVQIFGGYGFIKEYPVEKYYRDVKLCTIGEGTSEIQRIVIARNLSKN